CAGGCATCGCCCGTCTGCTGCTGGACGAAGCTGCACCCGGTCGCGAACACCGCGACGGAGCCGGCGACCACGGCGGCGGCGAGGAGACGGACGGTGGGTCGGTTGCGTTCGGACATGCCACCAGCCTGCGCACCGACCGCCCGCGGATCGTCCTCCGGGCGACGCGACCCCGTGCGACGTCGGATCGATCCCGGGTCCTCCGAGCGGTTGACATCGGCACCGTCCGCCCGCGCGGTCAGTACCGTCGACCGCATGGGAACCGTGCTGCCAGGCGTGATCGCGTTCGTCGTCGGGGTCGTCCTCGCCGTCGGGGCGCTCGTGCCGTGGACGGCGTGGGAGTACCGCCGTCACGGGCAGCTCGGCTTCCGACGCTCGCTCGTCGCGTTCGGCACGCTCGTCTACGCCCTCGCGCTCGTCACCTACACGCTGCTGCCGCTGCCCGACGACGTCGCGACGATGTGCCGGAACACGGCCTCGCCGCAGCTGACGCCGTTCGCGTTCCTCGGGGACGTCGCGAAGGAGGGCGGGATCTCCGGACCCCGGTCGCTGCTGTCCAACCCGGCGTCCGCGCAGGTCCTGTTCAACGTGCTGCTCTTCGTGCCCCTCGGTGCCCTCGCCCGGCACGCGGTCGCCCGGAGGCGCGTGTTCGTCGGCCTGCTCGTCGGGCTCGGCGCCGGGTTCGTGGTGTCCCTGCTCATCGAGACGACGCAGCTCACCGGCGACTGGTTCCTCTACCCGTGCTCGTACCGCCTCTTCGACGTCGACGACCTGCTCGCGAACACGACCGGCGCCGTGGTCGGCACGCTCCTCGCCCCGCTCGTGGGACTGCTCGCCGGGTCGGGGCGGACCACCGACGCGGATGCCCCTCGCCCGGTCACCGCGGCACGACGGTTCTCCGGCATGCTCGCCGACGTGCTGGCGATCTGGCTCCTGTCCGGCACGCTGAGCGTCGGGACCGCCCTGGCGTGGGCGATCGCCGGGCGGGACGACCAGGACCCGGTGCTCGAGACGCTCATCACCGCCGGTGCACTGGTCGCCCCGTTCGCACAGCTCGTGGTCGTGCTCGCGACGGGCCGGACACTCGGTGAGCACGTCGTCCGGCTCCGTCCGGCCCCGACACCGGGGACCGGGAGGCGCGTGGTGCGCTGGGCGCTCGGCTCCGGCGGGTGGGCGGCACTGCTCGCCGTGGACGTCCCGTTCTCCGCGTTCCTCGCGTTCGTGCTCGCGGTGACGTCGGTCATCGCGGTGTGGGCGACCCGCGGCCGGCGCGGGTTCGCGCTCGCGGTGATCCGGGCGGAGGTCGAGGACGACCGGGTGCCGGCGCGCGTCGGCTGAGCGGGTCCGACGGGTGCCCCGCGCCGGCAAGAGCGCGGGACACCCTGGGCTCAACCCTTGCGCCACACGTCGTGCAGGAGCCGGGCTAGGGTCACGAGCAACGTCGCGATCCCCAACCACGGCACCTGACGGCGTCGACGCGGTTCGTCGTCGGAGGACATCCGAACCACCTTCCGTGTCAGCGCCGGCGGACACGAAGAGCAGGGGCCGAGGGACGTGCGACCCGACGGTGATCGGGCTACACTGGTTCCGTGTTCAAGCTCGGGACGCATCGTGTCCCTCGTTCTCCACTCGGAGAGCAAATCGAAGCCCATCGCTGTTTCCCCAGCGGTGGGCTTCATCCTTGCTCGGGCCACGCTCCGGCGGTGACGCGGCCCGCCACCAGCCTACTGATGTTCCATGTTCCGGTGAGAGCGACACGGGGGTCGTACTGACCGGACCCTCACGGGTCGCACGGCCCTGGAACGGTGTTCGAGTGCCACACTCGGAGCCGTGACGACGACGCGGACCACACCCCGGCACGAGCACCGCGGGCCGGTCGCCGTCGCCGTGCTGGTGAACCTCGCGCTGAGCCTGTTCCTGCCCGACGAGGTCCTGTTCTTCCCGTCCTGGGTGGTCCCGCTCCTCGGGGTGCTGCTCCTCACCCCGCTCATCGTGTTCAACCCTCGGCGGCTGACCCGTGAGACCACCTGGTCGCGGTGGCTGTCCACGGGCCTCGCGGTCCTGCTGACCGTCGCGAACCAGCTGACCGTCGTCCGCACGATCGACGAGCTGCTGCACGGGCACCCCGACGGCGGCGCGGTGCTCCTGACCGCCCTGCAGGTCTGGGTGAGCAGCATCATCGCGTTCGGGCTCGTGTACTGGGAGCTCGACCGGGGCGGCCCCGTCGCCCGACGGCAGCCGGGGCTGTGGGTGACCGACCGCGCCGACTTCCAGTTCCCGCAGGAGACCGACCCGAAGACAGCGGCCTGGCGGCCGGTGTACCTCGACTACCTCTACGTCGCGCTGACGAACATGATGGCGTTCAGCCCGACGGACACGATGCCGATGACCATCCGGGCGAAGATGATCATGGCCTACCAGTCGATCGGCGGGTTCATCCTGCTGGCGCTCGTGATCTCTCGCGCGGTCAACATCATCAGCTGACCGAACTCCCGACGAGCGACTCCGACACGTCCCAGAGCCGAGCGGCGTCGTCGTCACGGAGCAACGGCGCCCACGGCTTCCGACGGCCGGCGGGTCCGCCGAGCTGCCCGGGTCCGGTCGGACCGACGAAACCGCCGTCGAGGTCCGCGTCGGTCGCCGCGAGCAGTGCCGGCTCCGCAGCCGAGGCCGGGGTCCCGACGAGGAGCCCGCGCGCCGACAGCCAGCGGATCAGCCGGACGGCCACGGTGTCGCCCGAGCGTCCGATCTCCGGGCGTGCGGCGAGCAGGCTCGTGGGTGCGACGCCGGGGTGGCTGACCGCACTCGTGATCCCCCACCCGCCGGCCCGGCTCCTCCGACCGAGCTCGAGGGCGAAGAGCGCGCACGCGAGCTTCGACTGCCCGTACGCCCGCGCGACGTCGTAGTCCCGCTCGGACTGCAGGTCGTCCCACCGGATCGAGGCACGCTGCGCCGCCACGCTCGACTGCATCACGACCCGACCGTCGGCGGCACGGAGCAGGGGGAGCAGGGCGCCGACGAGTGCGACGTGCCCGAGGTGGTTCGTGCCGAACTGCAGCTCGAAGCCGTCCCGGGTCGTCTGCCGCTCCGGCGGGTTCATCACGCCGGCGTTCCCCACGAACACGTCGATCGGCGTGCCCTCGGACCGCATCCGCTCCCCGAGCGTCGACACGGACTCCAGCGAGGAGAGGTCCAGGTCCTCGAGCAGCACGGATGCATCCGGGTGCTGCGCGGTGATCCGGGCGACGGCCGCCGCTCCCTTGTCGCGGTTGCGCACCGGCACGACCACCTCCGCCCCGGCGCCGGCGAAGCGCGCGGCGATCTCCAGTCCGATGCCGTCGCTTGCTCCGGTCACCAGGACCCGGCGCCCGCCGAGGTCCGGGAGGGTGAGTCGTTCGTTCCGTGCCATGGTCCGCCTCTTCCGTCGTGGTGAGCACCCGATCCGGCACCCGAGACGATCGTCGCCGCGTCGTGCACACGCAACCACGGCCTGACGATCCGTGGCTGCGGTCGACGCCCCGGGAGAGGATGGGCGCATGATCGACCGAGCGTCCCTCGCGGACTTCCTCCGCAGCCGTCGGACGGCCCTGCAGCCCGAGGACGTCGGCCTGCCCCGGGGCCAGCGCCGTCGCACGAGCGGGCTGCGGCGCGAGGAGGCGGCGCTGCTGAGCAACATGTCCGTCGACTACTACGCGCGGCTGGAACGGGAGCGCGGACCGCAGCCGTCCGACCAGATGCTCGCGTCGATCGCGCAGGGCCTGCGCCTCACGATCGCGGAGCGCGACCATCTCTTCCGCCTCGCCGGACACGAGCCCCCGACCGCGGCGTCCGGCGGCGACCACGTCAGCCCCGGCATGATGCGCATCTTCGACCGACTCGCCGACAGCCCGGCCGAGATCGTCACCGAGCTGGGCGAGACGCTGCAGCAGACGTCCCTCGCCGCCGAACTCACCGGTGACGCCAGCGGCCGACGGGGCGACGACCGGAGCATCGGGTACCGGTGGTTCGACGACCCGGCGTCCCGAGACGTCCACCCGGTCGAGGACCACCCCTTCCTGTCCCGGATGTACGCCTCGGGTCTCCGCACCGTCATCGCTCGCCGCGGACCCGACTCCCGGGCCGCACACCTGGCCGAACGGCTGCTCGCGACGAGCGAGGAGTTCCGCGAGGTCTGGGCGCGCCACGAGGTCGGCATCCGCCCGCGTGACGTGAAGACCTACCGCCACCCCGAGGTCGGGCTGCTCACCCTGCAGTGCCAGGTGCTGCAGGACCCCGAGAGCTCGCAGAACCTGCTCGTGTACACCGCCGAACCCGGCAGCGAGACCGCCGAGCGACTCCGGCTGCTCGCCGTGGTCGGCTCGGCGGTCGGTCGCGCCTGACCTCGGAGGTCGTCAGGCGCCGTGCGCCTCATCGGCCACCGGCTGCCACTCGCGCCAGGTCGCCAACCGCGACTCGTAGTCTCGCTCCGCGATGCCGAGCGGCGCCTTGCCGAAGAACACCCGCAGCGGCGGCTCGTCCGCGTCGACGACCTTCAGGATCGCCGACCGGGTCGCCTCCGGCTTGCCCGGGTCGGCGGCGGACGGGCGCTTGGACGCGGCCTCGCGCACGTCGGCGTACGCGGCGATCTCCTCGCTGTGCTTCGAGGACGGACCGGACCAGTCCGTCGAGAACCCGCCGGGCTCGACGAGGGTGACGTGGATGCCGAAGCCCGCGACCTCCTGGGCCAGCGACTGCGAGATCCCCTCGAGCGCCCACTTCGACGCGTGGTACGCCCCGACCGTCGGGAACGCACTGATCCCGCCGATGCTCGACACCTGGACGATGTGTCCGGACCCCTGCTCGCGCATGATCGGCAGCGCCGCCTGGGTGACCCAGAGCGCACCGAACAGATTCGTCTCGAGCTGCGCGCGCACCTCGTCCTCGGTGAGCTCCTCGACCATGCCGAAGTGGCCGTAGCCGGCGTTGTTGACGACGACGTCGAGGGAGCCGAAGTGCTCGGCGGCACGCTGGACCGCGGCGATGTCGGCCGCACGGTCGGTGACGTCGAGCTGCAGTGCGAGGAACGTGTCCGGGTACTGGTCGACGAGGTCGTGCACGTCGTCGGGGTTGCGGGCGGTCCCGGCGACGGAGTCCCCGCGCTCGAGTGCCGCTTCCGTCCACTCGCGGCCGAAGCCCTTGGACGCGCCGGTGATGAACCAGGTCTTGCTCATGTGTCCTCCTGTTGTCTGACCGGATCAGCCAACGCCCGGGGCACGGGTGTCACCTCGACGCCCGGGGGACGCGCGCGCCGACCGGACAGCCCCTCGGGCGACACCGACTCACGCCCGGGGCGCCGCGAACTCCAGGTTGACGTCGTCCGGGTCCTGCACGGACAGGATCACGAGCCCGAACGGCGGCAGGCCGGTCACCTCGCCGTGCTCGATCCCCGCCGCGTCGAGCCGGCCCACCGCGGCGTGCAGCTCGTCGACCGAGGCGACCCGGAACGACACGTGGTCGAGGCCGACCCGGTCGGCGTCGAACCGGTCCCCCGCCAGCGCGACCGGCCGCAGGCCCAGGGTCTGCCCGCCGAACGTGAAGGAACACCCGCCGTAGGTCCGCCACGGGTCGTCGTGGATCGTCGGGTCGTCGATCTGGTCGCTGAAGTCGCTCCCGGGCGGCATCCCGAACAACTGCTCGTAGAACGCCTTGCTGCGTCGGATGTCGGTGACCGTCAACCGGACGTGCGAGAAGCCGAGCGGCGTGACGATGGGTTCGCTCATGCGTCCACACAACACCTCGAGGGGGTTGCGCTCGTTGATCGTGCGATCAACAATGGCGTCATGGACGTCATCACCGGCACACCGCAGCCGTCTCCCCTGCACGAGGACACCGGCCGACCCCGACGCCGCCTGCGCGTCGGCCTCGTGCAGTCCCGGTGGCTTGAGGATCCCGCGGCCCACCTTGCCCAGCTCGCGGACGGCATCGCGACGGCAGCGGCGAACGGCGCCACCGCGGTGTTCCTCCCCGAACTGACGCTCTCGCGCTACCCGGGCGACACCCCCGCGACCGGCGCACCGAAGGAGTCGGCCGAGTCGCTCGAGGACGGCCCGACGGTCGCGTTCGCCCGCGCCCGGGCGGCGGAGCACGGGGTGTTCGTGCACGCCTCGCTGTACGAGCGTCCGGCCGCCGACGACCGGCCCGAGGACCCGCGCGGCTACAACACGGCCGTCCTCGTCGCCCCGGACGGCACGCTGGTCGGACGGACGCGCAAGACGCACATCCCGATCAGCGCCGGCTACTACGAGGACACCTACTTCCGCCCGGGTTCCGACGCCGACGCCTTCCCGGTGTACGAGCCGGCCGGACTCGGCGCCCGTGTGGGCCTGCCGACCTGCTGGGACGAGTGGTTCCCCGAGGTCGCGCGGTCGTACGGTCTCGCCGGCAGCGAGGTCCTCGCGTACCCGACGGCGATCGGGTCCGAGCCGTCGTTCCCCGCGTTCGACACCGCCCCGATCTGGCGGCAGGTCATCGTGGCGAACGGCATCACCTCGGGGCAGTTCATGGTGGTCCCGAACCGCTGGGGCGACGAGGGCGACATCACCTTCTACGGCTCGTCGTTCATCTCCGACCCGTTCGGCCGCGTCCTCGTCGAGGCACCGCGCGATGCGAGTGTCGTGCTCGTCGCGGACCTCGACCTCGACGCCCGCACGGAGTGGCTCCGGCTCTTCCCTTTCTACGTCACGCGCCGTCCGGACCTGTACGGCACGCTCGTCGCCCCCGTCGACGAGGAACGCCACGCGTACGGCGCACGCGACGCGATCGACGCGGCCATCGCCGTGGCGGCGACCCCCACCGGACGCGAGGTGCGCGCATGACCTGGGCCATGCCTCCCGAGACCGCCCCGCAGGAACGCACCTGGATGGCGTTCCCGCGGCCCGGGCTGACGCTCGGCGACGACCCGGCGAGCGCCGAGGCGGCGCGTGCCGTCTGGGCGGCGACCGCGAACGCGATCAGCGAGTACCAGGCCGTCACCGTGGTCGTCGACCCGGTCGCGCGCGACGACGCCCGACGCCTCCTGTCCGGCGCCGTGGACGTGCTCGAGGCGCCCCTCGAC
The sequence above is a segment of the Curtobacterium sp. BH-2-1-1 genome. Coding sequences within it:
- a CDS encoding DUF1345 domain-containing protein is translated as MTTTRTTPRHEHRGPVAVAVLVNLALSLFLPDEVLFFPSWVVPLLGVLLLTPLIVFNPRRLTRETTWSRWLSTGLAVLLTVANQLTVVRTIDELLHGHPDGGAVLLTALQVWVSSIIAFGLVYWELDRGGPVARRQPGLWVTDRADFQFPQETDPKTAAWRPVYLDYLYVALTNMMAFSPTDTMPMTIRAKMIMAYQSIGGFILLALVISRAVNIIS
- a CDS encoding SDR family oxidoreductase; the protein is MSKTWFITGASKGFGREWTEAALERGDSVAGTARNPDDVHDLVDQYPDTFLALQLDVTDRAADIAAVQRAAEHFGSLDVVVNNAGYGHFGMVEELTEDEVRAQLETNLFGALWVTQAALPIMREQGSGHIVQVSSIGGISAFPTVGAYHASKWALEGISQSLAQEVAGFGIHVTLVEPGGFSTDWSGPSSKHSEEIAAYADVREAASKRPSAADPGKPEATRSAILKVVDADEPPLRVFFGKAPLGIAERDYESRLATWREWQPVADEAHGA
- a CDS encoding nitrilase-related carbon-nitrogen hydrolase, translated to MDVITGTPQPSPLHEDTGRPRRRLRVGLVQSRWLEDPAAHLAQLADGIATAAANGATAVFLPELTLSRYPGDTPATGAPKESAESLEDGPTVAFARARAAEHGVFVHASLYERPAADDRPEDPRGYNTAVLVAPDGTLVGRTRKTHIPISAGYYEDTYFRPGSDADAFPVYEPAGLGARVGLPTCWDEWFPEVARSYGLAGSEVLAYPTAIGSEPSFPAFDTAPIWRQVIVANGITSGQFMVVPNRWGDEGDITFYGSSFISDPFGRVLVEAPRDASVVLVADLDLDARTEWLRLFPFYVTRRPDLYGTLVAPVDEERHAYGARDAIDAAIAVAATPTGREVRA
- a CDS encoding VanZ family protein; the encoded protein is MGTVLPGVIAFVVGVVLAVGALVPWTAWEYRRHGQLGFRRSLVAFGTLVYALALVTYTLLPLPDDVATMCRNTASPQLTPFAFLGDVAKEGGISGPRSLLSNPASAQVLFNVLLFVPLGALARHAVARRRVFVGLLVGLGAGFVVSLLIETTQLTGDWFLYPCSYRLFDVDDLLANTTGAVVGTLLAPLVGLLAGSGRTTDADAPRPVTAARRFSGMLADVLAIWLLSGTLSVGTALAWAIAGRDDQDPVLETLITAGALVAPFAQLVVVLATGRTLGEHVVRLRPAPTPGTGRRVVRWALGSGGWAALLAVDVPFSAFLAFVLAVTSVIAVWATRGRRGFALAVIRAEVEDDRVPARVG
- a CDS encoding VOC family protein, with the translated sequence MSEPIVTPLGFSHVRLTVTDIRRSKAFYEQLFGMPPGSDFSDQIDDPTIHDDPWRTYGGCSFTFGGQTLGLRPVALAGDRFDADRVGLDHVSFRVASVDELHAAVGRLDAAGIEHGEVTGLPPFGLVILSVQDPDDVNLEFAAPRA
- a CDS encoding SDR family oxidoreductase; amino-acid sequence: MARNERLTLPDLGGRRVLVTGASDGIGLEIAARFAGAGAEVVVPVRNRDKGAAAVARITAQHPDASVLLEDLDLSSLESVSTLGERMRSEGTPIDVFVGNAGVMNPPERQTTRDGFELQFGTNHLGHVALVGALLPLLRAADGRVVMQSSVAAQRASIRWDDLQSERDYDVARAYGQSKLACALFALELGRRSRAGGWGITSAVSHPGVAPTSLLAARPEIGRSGDTVAVRLIRWLSARGLLVGTPASAAEPALLAATDADLDGGFVGPTGPGQLGGPAGRRKPWAPLLRDDDAARLWDVSESLVGSSVS
- a CDS encoding helix-turn-helix transcriptional regulator, with amino-acid sequence MIDRASLADFLRSRRTALQPEDVGLPRGQRRRTSGLRREEAALLSNMSVDYYARLERERGPQPSDQMLASIAQGLRLTIAERDHLFRLAGHEPPTAASGGDHVSPGMMRIFDRLADSPAEIVTELGETLQQTSLAAELTGDASGRRGDDRSIGYRWFDDPASRDVHPVEDHPFLSRMYASGLRTVIARRGPDSRAAHLAERLLATSEEFREVWARHEVGIRPRDVKTYRHPEVGLLTLQCQVLQDPESSQNLLVYTAEPGSETAERLRLLAVVGSAVGRA